A section of the Streptomyces xinghaiensis S187 genome encodes:
- a CDS encoding ABC transporter ATP-binding protein, with protein sequence MTASARTGSSENQGPGGEQAAKPDGSPDGGAGSAGGGVSESERLLFGGRLVYDTSWASYEETRYALTLRTMAATLPRLMGMAVRLSWQAGRGATAAVAVAEIGRGVAQAVGLLGVNALLAVLLGPGSLDGRLRESLPVVLFVAGAAAVGALCSAASIRFTGPLEPRVERLAREMYLERAYRVEMAAMEDEEFHRLLQSAQFGADSARRMVGHCVAVISGLLSLVAAAGVLTVLHPVLLPMLVVMVVPSAWASLTVARRRYRSFHRWLQHVRASSMLSQLLTDTDAAAEVRVHGAGPFILEHFRGMSRAAEEEQTRLARLAARTGLLASALTGLVTLATYLLLGALLWTGAMALAGAGAAVMAIRTGTGALDGLIRRVNYLHEESMHVADLNRLLKESADRQIPVGGRQLPARVREIRLEDVTFAYPGCEDTPVLREVGLAIPLGGVVALVGENGSGKSTLVKLLCGLYAPQRGRILWDGVDAADADRQAVFERFAVVAQDHYRWPMTARVNVAISDTSVPLCERRLAEAAEHAGVDFVDELPRRWDTLLSRTFKGGHQLSGGQWQRLGIARARYRDGEILVVDEPTAALDAKAEERVFRQIRQLADAGQTIVLITHRMASVRHADLVHVLHEGRLIESGPPAELLTRPGGHFRELYELQAAAFGREQRPSGNGTPNGIPPQQDGAARG encoded by the coding sequence ATGACGGCATCGGCACGGACCGGCTCGTCGGAGAACCAGGGGCCGGGCGGCGAGCAGGCCGCGAAACCCGACGGGAGCCCGGACGGCGGCGCCGGGTCCGCCGGCGGCGGCGTCTCGGAGAGTGAGCGGCTGCTGTTCGGCGGGCGGCTGGTGTACGACACGAGCTGGGCCTCGTACGAGGAGACCCGGTACGCCCTCACGCTGCGCACCATGGCGGCCACGCTCCCCCGGCTGATGGGGATGGCCGTGCGGCTGTCCTGGCAGGCCGGGCGGGGGGCCACCGCGGCGGTCGCGGTCGCCGAGATCGGCCGGGGGGTGGCGCAGGCCGTGGGCCTGCTCGGGGTCAACGCGCTGCTCGCGGTGCTGCTCGGACCGGGTTCCCTGGACGGCCGGCTGCGGGAGTCGCTCCCCGTGGTGCTCTTCGTCGCGGGGGCCGCCGCCGTGGGGGCGCTGTGCTCGGCCGCGTCGATCCGGTTCACCGGGCCGCTGGAGCCGCGGGTGGAGCGGCTGGCGCGGGAGATGTACCTGGAGCGGGCGTACCGGGTCGAGATGGCGGCCATGGAGGACGAGGAGTTCCACCGGCTGCTGCAGTCGGCCCAGTTCGGCGCCGACTCGGCGCGGCGGATGGTCGGGCACTGCGTGGCCGTCATCTCCGGTCTGCTGTCGCTCGTCGCGGCGGCCGGGGTGCTGACCGTCCTGCATCCGGTGCTGCTGCCGATGCTGGTGGTGATGGTGGTGCCGAGCGCCTGGGCCTCGCTGACGGTCGCGCGCCGCCGGTACCGGTCGTTCCACCGCTGGCTCCAGCACGTACGGGCCTCCTCGATGCTCTCCCAGCTGCTGACGGACACGGACGCGGCGGCGGAGGTCCGGGTGCACGGCGCGGGCCCGTTCATCCTGGAGCACTTCCGGGGCATGTCGCGGGCCGCGGAGGAGGAGCAGACCCGGCTGGCCCGGCTGGCCGCCCGTACGGGCCTGCTGGCCTCGGCCCTCACCGGGCTGGTCACCCTCGCCACGTATCTGCTGCTGGGCGCGCTGCTGTGGACCGGTGCCATGGCCCTGGCCGGCGCCGGGGCCGCGGTCATGGCGATCCGCACCGGCACCGGCGCCCTCGACGGGCTGATCCGGCGCGTCAACTACCTGCACGAGGAGTCGATGCACGTCGCCGACCTGAACCGGCTGCTGAAGGAGTCCGCCGACCGCCAGATCCCCGTCGGCGGACGGCAACTGCCCGCCCGGGTGCGGGAGATCCGGCTGGAGGACGTGACCTTCGCCTACCCGGGCTGCGAGGACACCCCCGTTCTGCGCGAGGTCGGCCTGGCCATCCCGCTGGGCGGCGTCGTCGCCCTGGTCGGCGAGAACGGCTCCGGCAAGTCCACCCTGGTCAAGCTGTTGTGCGGGCTCTACGCGCCGCAGCGGGGGCGCATCCTGTGGGACGGCGTGGACGCGGCCGACGCCGACCGGCAGGCCGTCTTCGAACGCTTCGCGGTGGTCGCCCAGGACCACTACCGCTGGCCGATGACCGCCCGCGTCAACGTCGCCATCTCCGACACCTCGGTGCCGCTGTGCGAACGGCGGCTGGCCGAGGCCGCCGAGCACGCCGGGGTCGACTTCGTCGACGAACTCCCCCGCCGCTGGGACACCCTGCTCTCCCGCACCTTCAAGGGCGGCCACCAGCTCTCCGGCGGCCAGTGGCAGCGCCTGGGCATCGCCCGCGCCCGGTACCGGGACGGCGAGATCCTCGTCGTGGACGAACCCACGGCCGCCCTGGACGCCAAGGCCGAGGAGCGGGTCTTCCGGCAGATCCGCCAACTCGCCGACGCCGGGCAGACGATCGTGCTCATCACCCACCGCATGGCCTCGGTCCGCCACGCCGACCTCGTCCACGTCCTCCACGAGGGCCGTCTGATCGAATCCGGCCCGCCGGCCGAGCTGCTGACCCGGCCCGGCGGCCACTTCCGCGAGCTGTACGAACTCCAGGCCGCCGCCTTCGGCCGGGAGCAGCGGCCCTCCGGCAACGGCACGCCGAACGGCATCCCGCCCCAGCAGGACGGCGCCGCCCGGGGCTGA
- a CDS encoding peptidase C39 family protein: MTSPTPRRTLLAAALATAAGAAAAPAAFAAPGGGRAPGAPAGPGTATAVTNPSDTTAGRGVPRVDYHGWTTAPDWRGGAAEGTVVRTGRRPGVAIGRPAGRTDYTDPHTQQTATWEYATWTGPVRRLSVPANEVVPSWNAHTPAGTWLQVELRGTYTDGTDTPWYVMGRWAAGDGEGDIRRTSVDDQSDGRSSIWTDTFSVNSSAGDLRLASYRLRLTLYRKPGGDRTPVVWRLGAMASDIPDRFTVPASAPGAGAARELEVPRYSQNIHIGEYPEYDNGGEAWCSPTSSQMVIEYWGRKPTKKQLAWVNPEFADPQVCHAARYTFDYQYDGCGNWPFNAAYAATYRDMQGIVTRLGSLGDVEKLIGAGIPVITSQSFLESELDGAGYGTAGHLMCLIGFTEDGDVIANDPASDSNDAVRHVYKRRQFENIWLRTKRYNASGKEASGTGGICYLYWPARPTAVQRRTLAALGIC; this comes from the coding sequence ATGACCTCACCCACACCACGGCGCACCCTCCTCGCCGCAGCACTCGCGACGGCGGCGGGCGCCGCGGCGGCCCCCGCCGCGTTCGCCGCACCCGGCGGAGGCCGGGCCCCCGGTGCCCCGGCGGGCCCGGGCACCGCCACCGCCGTCACCAACCCGTCCGACACCACCGCCGGGAGGGGCGTGCCCCGCGTGGACTACCACGGCTGGACCACCGCCCCGGACTGGCGCGGCGGCGCGGCCGAGGGCACCGTCGTCCGCACCGGCCGCAGACCCGGTGTCGCCATCGGCCGCCCGGCCGGCCGCACCGACTACACCGACCCGCACACGCAGCAGACCGCCACCTGGGAGTACGCCACCTGGACCGGCCCGGTGCGCCGGCTCTCCGTCCCGGCGAACGAGGTGGTCCCCTCCTGGAACGCCCACACCCCGGCCGGCACCTGGCTCCAGGTCGAGCTGCGCGGCACCTACACCGACGGGACCGACACCCCCTGGTACGTGATGGGCCGCTGGGCCGCGGGGGACGGCGAGGGCGACATCCGCCGCACCTCCGTCGACGACCAGTCGGACGGCAGGAGCAGCATCTGGACCGACACCTTCTCCGTCAACAGTTCCGCCGGCGACCTCCGTCTCGCCTCGTACCGGCTGCGGCTCACCCTCTACCGCAAGCCGGGCGGCGACCGCACCCCGGTGGTCTGGCGGCTCGGCGCGATGGCCTCCGACATCCCGGACCGCTTCACCGTCCCGGCCTCGGCGCCCGGCGCGGGGGCCGCCCGCGAGCTCGAGGTGCCGCGCTACTCGCAGAACATCCACATCGGCGAGTACCCCGAGTACGACAACGGCGGCGAGGCATGGTGCAGCCCCACCTCGTCCCAGATGGTCATCGAGTACTGGGGCCGCAAGCCGACCAAGAAGCAACTGGCCTGGGTCAACCCGGAGTTCGCCGACCCCCAGGTCTGCCACGCCGCCCGCTACACCTTCGACTACCAGTACGACGGCTGCGGCAACTGGCCCTTCAACGCCGCCTACGCCGCGACGTACCGCGACATGCAGGGCATCGTCACCCGCCTCGGCTCCCTGGGCGACGTCGAGAAGCTGATCGGCGCGGGCATCCCGGTGATAACGTCCCAGTCCTTCCTGGAGTCGGAGCTCGACGGCGCCGGCTACGGCACCGCGGGCCACCTGATGTGCCTCATCGGCTTCACGGAGGACGGCGACGTCATCGCCAACGACCCGGCGAGCGACAGCAACGACGCCGTGCGCCACGTCTACAAGCGCCGCCAGTTCGAGAACATCTGGCTGCGCACCAAGCGCTACAACGCCTCCGGCAAGGAGGCGAGCGGCACGGGCGGTATCTGCTACCTCTACTGGCCGGCCCGCCCCACGGCCGTCCAGCGCCGGACCCTGGCCGCGCTCGGCATCTGCTGA
- a CDS encoding alpha/beta fold hydrolase: protein MAAAVLVLTSACATGAGQTRDEAPHRPAAAAGTASFDSATRDDAEFNRLFRHEFALVDGVRMHYVTGGTGEPLVLLHGWPQSWYAWRGIMPALAERYTVYALDLPGLGDSRGAPSGYDKATLARYVHGLVAGDLGLRDIHLVGHDFGAGVGFQYAAQYPDEVARYAHLDYPLPGPGLSADRYRSLSWHVAFHDQEAFPETLVADDVREYLELFYPYVAHGGTSFGGPGAESPFTDEQVDEFARTYRRPRVLSGGFELYRTLDRDERDNTAAAPVSVPTMLMTAEGLLEFTRSTAEPRMSRITRAVEVPGAGHWLAEENPAFVTAELLAFFGDRAVR, encoded by the coding sequence ATGGCCGCGGCCGTTCTCGTCCTGACGTCCGCGTGTGCGACGGGCGCCGGACAGACGCGGGACGAGGCACCACACCGTCCGGCCGCCGCGGCCGGTACCGCGTCCTTCGACTCCGCCACCCGCGACGACGCCGAGTTCAACCGCCTGTTCCGCCATGAGTTCGCCCTCGTCGACGGGGTGCGCATGCACTACGTCACCGGCGGAACCGGCGAGCCGCTCGTCCTGCTGCACGGCTGGCCGCAGTCCTGGTACGCATGGCGCGGCATCATGCCGGCGCTCGCCGAGCGGTACACGGTGTACGCGCTGGACCTGCCGGGCCTCGGTGACAGCAGAGGAGCGCCTTCCGGCTACGACAAGGCCACCCTCGCGCGGTACGTGCACGGCCTGGTCGCCGGCGACCTGGGCCTGCGCGACATCCATCTCGTCGGGCACGACTTCGGCGCGGGCGTCGGTTTCCAGTACGCCGCGCAGTACCCGGACGAGGTCGCCCGGTATGCCCATCTGGACTATCCCCTTCCGGGCCCCGGACTCAGCGCCGACCGGTACCGGTCGCTGAGCTGGCACGTCGCCTTCCACGACCAGGAGGCGTTCCCGGAGACGCTCGTGGCCGACGACGTGCGCGAGTACCTCGAACTGTTCTATCCGTACGTCGCCCACGGCGGGACGAGCTTCGGCGGGCCCGGCGCGGAGTCCCCCTTCACCGACGAGCAGGTCGACGAGTTCGCCCGCACCTACCGCCGGCCGCGGGTCCTGAGCGGCGGGTTCGAGCTCTACCGGACGCTGGACCGGGACGAGCGCGACAACACCGCCGCCGCACCGGTCTCCGTGCCGACGATGCTCATGACCGCCGAGGGCCTGCTCGAGTTCACCCGGTCCACCGCCGAGCCCCGCATGTCCCGCATCACGCGGGCCGTCGAGGTGCCCGGAGCGGGCCACTGGCTGGCGGAGGAGAACCCCGCCTTCGTCACCGCCGAACTGCTGGCGTTCTTCGGCGACCGGGCAGTCCGGTGA
- a CDS encoding PadR family transcriptional regulator yields MSLPHAILTALLEKPSSGLELARRFDRSIGYFWSATHQQIYRELGRLEEKALIRALPSDRPAQGKRKEYAVLPAGRAELTAWVARREDPKQIRDPLLLRMRAAAVVGTAGLEAELERHLELHRRQLAEYEDIERRDFGEAPADEPDRLRHLVLQAGIDQETFWIGWLTKALAGLRTT; encoded by the coding sequence ATGTCCCTGCCGCACGCGATCCTCACCGCCCTGCTGGAGAAGCCCTCCTCGGGCCTCGAACTGGCCCGCCGCTTCGACCGGTCCATCGGCTACTTCTGGTCGGCGACGCACCAGCAGATCTACCGCGAGCTGGGACGCCTGGAGGAGAAGGCCCTGATCCGGGCCCTGCCGTCGGACCGCCCCGCGCAGGGCAAGCGCAAGGAGTACGCGGTGCTGCCCGCCGGCCGCGCCGAACTGACCGCATGGGTGGCCCGCAGGGAGGACCCCAAGCAGATCCGCGACCCGCTGCTGCTGCGCATGCGCGCGGCGGCGGTGGTGGGGACGGCCGGCCTGGAAGCCGAACTGGAACGCCATCTGGAGCTGCACCGGCGCCAGTTGGCCGAGTACGAGGACATCGAACGCCGCGACTTCGGCGAGGCACCGGCGGACGAGCCGGACCGGCTGCGGCACCTCGTCCTCCAGGCCGGCATCGACCAGGAGACCTTCTGGATCGGCTGGCTGACCAAGGCCCTGGCGGGCCTCCGCACGACCTGA
- a CDS encoding DinB family protein codes for MPLDHPPEATARTRDTGPPRTGDDEKAVLLGFLEYLRRSVADKAAGVPEPQVRTAGVDSGTSLLGLVKHLACVERFHFLGEEPGDWAGTMRPSPGETAGGVLAGYREAIARANEVIEACTDLTRPAPRPPRRRGPAPSMRWVLVHMIEETGRHAGHADILREQIDGSTGR; via the coding sequence ATGCCACTCGATCACCCACCGGAAGCCACGGCGCGGACGCGGGACACCGGACCTCCGCGAACCGGCGACGACGAGAAGGCCGTCCTTCTCGGCTTCCTCGAATATCTGCGGCGCTCGGTCGCGGACAAGGCGGCGGGGGTACCGGAACCGCAGGTCCGGACCGCCGGGGTGGACTCGGGAACGAGCCTCCTGGGCCTGGTCAAGCATCTGGCGTGCGTCGAGCGGTTCCACTTCCTGGGCGAGGAGCCCGGGGACTGGGCGGGGACCATGAGGCCGTCCCCCGGGGAGACCGCCGGCGGTGTGCTCGCCGGCTACCGGGAGGCCATCGCACGGGCCAACGAGGTCATCGAAGCCTGTACGGACCTGACCCGCCCCGCGCCCCGGCCCCCGCGGCGGCGGGGGCCGGCGCCGTCGATGCGGTGGGTTCTGGTGCACATGATCGAGGAGACCGGCCGGCACGCGGGCCACGCCGACATCCTCCGCGAGCAGATCGACGGGTCCACCGGGCGCTGA
- a CDS encoding nuclear transport factor 2 family protein, whose translation MSAQSTQTTQTIQTQKRFRAAAEQRDLATLEELFAPDARLYSPVKFRPFEGRPMIMGVLGVLMRVFEDFRYVGEFTGTSERNATGEEADSAVLIFRATVDGKEIHGMDLFTFDEAGLITELTVMVRPHSAVVTLGQAVLAGLAEDGLAPAPGA comes from the coding sequence ATGTCCGCTCAGAGCACTCAGACCACTCAGACCATTCAGACCCAGAAGCGTTTCCGCGCGGCCGCGGAGCAGCGGGACCTCGCCACCCTGGAGGAGCTGTTCGCCCCCGATGCCCGCCTCTACAGCCCGGTGAAGTTCCGCCCCTTCGAGGGCCGGCCCATGATCATGGGCGTGCTGGGCGTCCTGATGCGCGTCTTCGAGGACTTCCGCTACGTCGGCGAGTTCACCGGCACCTCCGAGCGGAACGCCACCGGTGAGGAAGCCGACTCGGCCGTCCTGATCTTCCGGGCGACCGTGGACGGCAAGGAGATCCACGGCATGGACCTCTTCACCTTCGACGAGGCCGGCCTGATCACGGAACTCACGGTCATGGTCCGCCCGCACTCCGCCGTCGTCACCCTCGGCCAAGCGGTCCTGGCGGGCCTGGCGGAGGACGGCCTGGCCCCGGCGCCCGGCGCCTGA
- a CDS encoding helix-turn-helix domain-containing protein: MSRTGEDVLAGVGPRLRALRRARGATLKDLATETGLTPSTLSRLENGRLRPTLEQLLPLARAHGVPLDDLVAAPPTGDPRIHLRPVRRSGLVLVPLTRRAGGVQAYKVIYPPAGRAPTMNLQTHEGYEWFYVLGGQVRLVLGEQEFRLGPGEAAEFDTRVPHWIGSAGGEPAELLTLFGPQGERAHVPAPGA; the protein is encoded by the coding sequence ATGAGCCGAACGGGAGAGGACGTCCTGGCGGGGGTCGGGCCGCGGCTGCGCGCCCTGCGCAGGGCGCGGGGTGCGACGCTGAAGGACCTGGCCACCGAGACGGGCCTGACGCCGAGCACGCTGTCCCGGCTCGAGAACGGCAGACTCCGCCCCACGCTGGAGCAGTTGCTGCCCCTGGCGCGGGCGCACGGCGTTCCGCTCGACGACCTCGTCGCGGCACCGCCGACCGGGGACCCGCGCATCCACCTGCGGCCGGTGCGGCGTTCCGGGCTGGTCCTGGTGCCGCTCACCAGGCGGGCCGGGGGCGTCCAGGCGTACAAGGTGATCTACCCGCCCGCGGGCCGGGCGCCCACCATGAATCTGCAGACCCACGAGGGATACGAGTGGTTCTACGTCCTGGGGGGACAGGTCCGGCTCGTGCTCGGCGAGCAGGAGTTCCGCCTCGGGCCGGGGGAAGCGGCCGAGTTCGACACCCGGGTGCCGCACTGGATCGGCAGCGCCGGCGGCGAGCCCGCGGAACTGCTCACCCTGTTCGGCCCGCAGGGCGAACGCGCCCATGTGCCGGCGCCCGGCGCATGA
- a CDS encoding NADPH-dependent 2,4-dienoyl-CoA reductase → MTAYPHLLSPLDLGFTTLPNRVLMGSMHVGLEEAERGFERMAAFYAARARGGVGLIVTGGISPDDRGRPYEGGAKLTTEAEAEQHRVVTEAVHREGGRIAMQILHFGRYAYHQDLVAPSAIRAPINANVPRALTEDEIEETIESFVRAAGLARSAGYDGVEIMGSEGYLINEFIVSATNHRTDRWGGSYENRMRFPVEIVRRVRERVGPDFILIYRLSMLDLVPGGSTLDEVITLARAVEAAGATIINTGIGWHEARVPTIATSVPRGAYSWVTEKVMGAVSVPLVTTNRINTPEVGERLLAEGRADMVSLARPFLADPDFVAKARAGRPETINTCIGCNQACLDHTFSLKITSCLVNPRACHETELVLTPTRRGKRVAVIGAGPAGLALAVSAAERGHTVTLFDAADEIGGQLNLARRIPGKEEFDETLRYFRVQLEEHGVDVRLGTRIEAGDPALAAYDEIVVATGVTPRTPDIPGIDHPKVVSYLDVLRDSAPVGDRVAVIGAGGIGFDVAEYLTDGGEKTSLDPDAYFRQWGVDTDYREPGGLRTPERPRPPRTVHLLQRKTGKVGATLGTTTGWIHRAELKHRGVTTVAGAAYDRIDDEGLHITVDGTASVVPVDTVVLCAGQEPNRGLYEELRAAGRPVHLIGGADVAAELDAKRAILQGTELAAAL, encoded by the coding sequence ATGACCGCGTACCCCCACCTGCTGAGCCCGCTCGACCTGGGCTTCACCACCCTGCCCAACCGTGTGCTGATGGGCTCGATGCACGTCGGGCTCGAAGAGGCCGAACGCGGCTTCGAGCGCATGGCTGCCTTCTACGCGGCGCGGGCGCGCGGCGGTGTCGGGCTCATCGTCACCGGCGGCATCTCCCCGGACGACCGCGGCCGGCCGTACGAGGGCGGCGCCAAGCTCACCACGGAGGCGGAGGCCGAGCAGCACCGGGTGGTCACCGAGGCCGTGCACCGCGAGGGCGGCCGGATCGCGATGCAGATCCTGCACTTCGGGCGGTACGCCTACCACCAGGACCTCGTCGCGCCCAGCGCCATCCGCGCCCCCATCAACGCGAACGTCCCGCGCGCCCTCACCGAGGACGAGATCGAGGAGACCATCGAGTCCTTCGTCCGCGCCGCCGGGCTGGCCCGGTCGGCCGGTTACGACGGCGTCGAGATCATGGGCTCCGAGGGCTACCTGATCAACGAGTTCATCGTCTCGGCGACCAACCACCGCACCGACCGCTGGGGCGGCTCGTACGAGAACCGGATGCGCTTCCCCGTCGAGATCGTCCGCCGGGTCCGGGAGCGCGTCGGCCCCGACTTCATCCTGATCTACCGGCTCTCCATGCTCGACCTCGTCCCCGGCGGCTCCACGCTGGACGAGGTGATCACCCTCGCCCGGGCGGTCGAGGCGGCGGGCGCGACGATCATCAACACCGGCATCGGCTGGCACGAGGCCCGCGTCCCCACCATCGCCACCTCCGTGCCGCGCGGCGCGTACAGCTGGGTCACCGAGAAGGTGATGGGCGCGGTCTCCGTCCCGCTGGTCACGACCAACCGCATCAACACGCCCGAGGTCGGCGAGCGGCTCCTCGCCGAGGGCCGCGCCGACATGGTGTCGCTGGCCCGGCCGTTCCTCGCCGACCCCGACTTCGTGGCCAAGGCCCGCGCGGGCCGTCCCGAGACGATCAACACCTGCATCGGCTGCAACCAGGCCTGCCTCGACCACACCTTCAGCCTCAAGATCACCTCCTGCCTGGTGAACCCGCGGGCCTGCCACGAGACCGAACTCGTGCTCACCCCCACCCGGCGCGGCAAGCGCGTGGCCGTGATCGGCGCCGGTCCCGCGGGCCTCGCCCTGGCCGTGTCGGCCGCCGAGCGCGGCCACACCGTCACCCTCTTCGACGCGGCCGACGAGATCGGCGGCCAGCTCAACCTGGCCCGCCGCATCCCCGGCAAGGAGGAGTTCGACGAGACCCTGCGCTACTTCCGCGTCCAGCTGGAGGAGCACGGCGTGGACGTCCGCCTCGGTACCCGGATCGAGGCCGGGGACCCGGCGCTCGCCGCGTACGACGAGATCGTCGTCGCCACCGGCGTCACCCCCCGCACCCCGGACATCCCGGGCATCGACCACCCCAAGGTCGTCAGCTACCTCGACGTGCTCCGCGACAGCGCGCCGGTCGGGGACCGCGTCGCGGTCATCGGCGCGGGCGGCATCGGCTTCGACGTCGCCGAATACCTCACCGACGGCGGCGAGAAGACGAGCCTCGACCCCGACGCCTACTTCCGCCAGTGGGGCGTCGACACCGACTACCGCGAGCCGGGCGGCCTCCGCACCCCCGAACGCCCCCGGCCGCCGCGCACCGTGCACCTGCTCCAGCGCAAGACCGGCAAGGTCGGCGCCACCCTCGGCACCACCACCGGCTGGATCCACCGCGCCGAGCTCAAGCACCGCGGCGTGACGACGGTGGCGGGAGCGGCGTACGACCGCATCGACGACGAGGGCCTGCACATCACGGTCGACGGCACCGCGAGCGTCGTCCCCGTCGACACGGTCGTCCTGTGCGCCGGCCAGGAACCGAACCGCGGCCTGTACGAGGAACTGCGCGCCGCGGGCCGCCCGGTGCACCTCATCGGCGGCGCGGACGTCGCCGCCGAACTCGACGCCAAGCGGGCCATCCTCCAGGGCACGGAACTCGCCGCCGCGCTGTGA
- a CDS encoding SAM-dependent methyltransferase produces MDATQSHDPADPTGPEGPADPADPAGNEAELFWERHYATRSGGGGRVNPLLAETAGPLRPGAALDLGCGAGGDALWLARHGWQVTAVDVSATAVERVRERARELGVGERVTAERHDLARSFPDGRFDLVSAQYLHTPFPLPRSRILRTAARALRPGGLLVIVDHGSTAPWSWNRDPGVHHPAPAEIAAELDLDPGQWPVLRADRPRRRAAGPSGETATVTDHVLVLRRTGG; encoded by the coding sequence ATGGACGCCACCCAAAGCCATGACCCCGCCGATCCCACGGGCCCCGAGGGCCCCGCAGACCCCGCTGACCCCGCGGGCAACGAGGCCGAGTTGTTCTGGGAGCGGCACTACGCCACCCGGAGCGGCGGGGGCGGGCGCGTGAACCCCCTGCTCGCCGAGACCGCCGGGCCCCTGCGCCCCGGAGCCGCGCTGGACCTGGGCTGCGGTGCGGGCGGCGACGCCCTCTGGCTCGCCCGGCACGGCTGGCAGGTCACCGCCGTGGACGTCTCCGCCACCGCCGTCGAACGGGTACGCGAGCGCGCCCGTGAACTGGGCGTCGGGGAACGGGTCACCGCCGAACGGCACGATCTGGCCCGGAGCTTTCCGGACGGGCGGTTCGACCTCGTCTCCGCGCAGTACCTCCACACCCCGTTCCCGCTGCCCCGCAGCCGGATCCTGCGCACGGCAGCACGGGCCCTGCGGCCCGGGGGGCTCCTGGTGATCGTCGACCACGGCTCCACCGCGCCCTGGTCCTGGAACCGGGACCCCGGCGTCCACCACCCCGCCCCCGCCGAGATCGCCGCCGAGCTGGATCTCGACCCCGGGCAGTGGCCCGTCCTGCGCGCGGACAGGCCGCGGCGCCGGGCGGCCGGCCCCTCCGGCGAGACGGCGACCGTCACCGACCACGTCCTCGTTCTCCGGCGGACCGGCGGATGA
- a CDS encoding hemolysin family protein, with translation MDGYGWELALVAALIVLNALFAGSEIALISLRESRLRRLRRGGGANAARLVRLAEDPNRYLATIQVGITLAGFLASATAAVSLAEPVVPRLSFLGAAAEPVAIALVTLVLTFVTLVAGELAPKRLAMQFAERWALLAATPLTVLSTASRPVIWALGRSTNALVRLLGGNPRAGQEPPTPEELKDMVVGQRGLTAQQRRILANALELHERILRDVLVPRRSVFTIAASLPAGEARAELAGAGHSRAPVVRAGHFEDVIGVVRLRDLTTSDDAVPVAEVARPAVVFSDFTKVSEALRRFRADRQQFALVVDEYGSVEGIVTIEDLLEEIVGEIYDETDRDVLSVRPQPDGSLLLPGSFPVHDLPDIGVEVGAPAARGRFTTIAGLVLDRLGRIPETPGERIPLGAWEVEVTEVDHHAVTGVRLHPRAAADRESEDREGGNREGGGGAANGAGGGA, from the coding sequence ATGGACGGCTATGGATGGGAACTGGCGCTGGTCGCCGCGCTGATCGTGCTGAACGCCCTGTTCGCGGGCAGCGAGATCGCCCTCATCTCGCTGCGGGAGAGCCGGCTCAGGCGTCTGCGGCGCGGTGGCGGCGCGAACGCGGCCCGCCTGGTGCGGCTGGCCGAGGACCCGAACCGGTATCTGGCCACGATCCAGGTCGGGATCACCCTGGCCGGGTTCCTCGCGTCGGCGACGGCGGCGGTGTCCCTGGCCGAGCCGGTGGTGCCCCGGCTGTCGTTCCTCGGGGCGGCGGCCGAACCGGTGGCGATCGCCCTGGTGACGCTGGTGCTGACGTTCGTGACGCTGGTGGCCGGGGAGCTGGCGCCGAAGCGGCTGGCCATGCAGTTCGCCGAACGGTGGGCGCTGCTGGCCGCCACCCCGCTGACGGTGCTCTCCACCGCGTCCCGGCCGGTGATCTGGGCCCTGGGCCGGTCCACCAACGCCCTCGTCCGGCTGCTGGGCGGGAATCCGCGGGCGGGGCAGGAACCCCCGACTCCGGAGGAGCTCAAGGACATGGTGGTCGGCCAGCGCGGGCTGACGGCCCAGCAGCGCAGGATTCTCGCCAACGCGCTGGAACTCCACGAGCGCATCCTGCGGGACGTGCTGGTGCCGCGCCGTTCGGTGTTCACCATCGCCGCGTCGCTGCCCGCGGGGGAGGCGCGCGCCGAGTTGGCGGGTGCCGGGCACTCCAGGGCCCCGGTGGTCCGGGCCGGGCATTTCGAGGACGTGATCGGTGTGGTGCGCCTCAGGGATCTGACGACGAGCGATGACGCCGTCCCCGTCGCCGAGGTGGCACGGCCGGCCGTGGTGTTCTCCGACTTCACCAAGGTGTCCGAGGCGCTGCGGCGGTTCCGGGCGGACCGCCAGCAGTTCGCCCTGGTCGTCGACGAGTACGGGTCGGTCGAGGGCATCGTCACGATCGAGGACCTGCTGGAGGAGATCGTCGGGGAGATCTACGACGAGACGGACCGCGACGTGCTGTCCGTGCGGCCGCAGCCGGACGGCTCCCTGCTTCTGCCGGGGTCCTTCCCCGTCCACGACCTGCCCGACATCGGGGTCGAGGTGGGTGCCCCGGCGGCACGGGGGCGGTTCACCACGATCGCCGGTCTCGTCCTGGACCGGCTCGGCCGCATCCCGGAGACGCCGGGGGAGCGGATCCCCCTGGGCGCCTGGGAGGTGGAGGTCACCGAGGTGGATCACCACGCGGTCACCGGCGTCCGGCTCCACCCCCGGGCCGCCGCCGACCGGGAGAGCGAGGACCGGGAGGGCGGAAACCGGGAGGGCGGGGGCGGGGCCGCGAACGGGGCCGGGGGCGGGGCCTGA